Proteins encoded in a region of the Inquilinus sp. KBS0705 genome:
- a CDS encoding pyridoxal phosphate-dependent aminotransferase family protein — MVKKLHDKIAQFQVANVLREAGLYPYFRPIESAQDTEVIIDNKRVLMFGSNSYLGLTNHPLIKEASKIAIDKYGTGCAGSRFLNGTLDIHIELETRLANYVGKEATVLFSTGYQVNLGVLSCITGRNDYLILDEYDHACIIDGSRLSFSKVVKYAHNDMDDLQRKLSILPEEAVKVIAVDGIFSMEGDIVKLPEIVRLADMYGANIMVDDAHSLGVIGHKGAGTASHFNLTNDVDLIMGTFSKSLASLGGFIAADADTIDYIKHRARSLMFSASMPPGSVASVIAALDIIESEPERIDKLWDNTNYAMKLLLEEGFDLGPTESPILPIYVRDNEKTFAVTKHLQSAGVFVNPVVSPAVPSDSSLLRFSLMATHTFDQIDEAVEKLSKAFKEVGVSSIKEKI, encoded by the coding sequence ATGGTTAAAAAGTTACACGATAAGATCGCCCAGTTCCAGGTGGCCAATGTACTACGGGAAGCAGGATTATATCCTTATTTCAGGCCTATTGAGTCTGCACAAGACACTGAAGTGATTATCGATAATAAAAGAGTGTTAATGTTTGGCTCTAATTCTTATTTAGGGTTAACTAACCACCCCCTAATTAAAGAAGCTTCGAAAATAGCTATCGACAAATACGGAACAGGCTGTGCCGGTTCGCGTTTTCTGAATGGTACACTTGATATACACATTGAGCTGGAAACCAGGTTGGCTAATTATGTAGGTAAAGAGGCTACCGTTTTGTTTAGTACCGGTTACCAGGTAAACCTGGGTGTATTATCATGCATTACCGGCCGTAATGATTATTTGATACTTGACGAATACGACCACGCTTGTATTATAGATGGCAGCCGCCTGTCTTTCTCAAAAGTTGTTAAGTACGCCCATAACGATATGGACGACCTGCAACGCAAATTAAGCATACTGCCGGAAGAAGCCGTTAAAGTAATTGCCGTTGATGGTATATTTAGCATGGAGGGTGATATTGTAAAATTACCTGAAATTGTAAGGCTTGCCGATATGTATGGCGCTAACATTATGGTTGACGATGCACATAGTTTAGGTGTAATTGGCCATAAAGGCGCGGGTACTGCATCGCACTTTAATTTAACAAACGATGTTGACCTTATAATGGGCACATTTAGTAAATCTTTAGCATCGTTAGGTGGTTTTATTGCTGCCGATGCCGATACTATCGATTATATAAAACATCGCGCACGCTCGTTAATGTTTAGCGCGAGTATGCCTCCGGGCTCGGTAGCCAGCGTTATTGCTGCCTTAGATATTATCGAATCTGAGCCTGAAAGAATAGACAAACTTTGGGATAATACCAATTACGCAATGAAGCTTTTGTTAGAAGAAGGTTTTGACCTTGGCCCAACAGAAAGCCCTATATTGCCTATATATGTACGCGACAACGAAAAAACGTTTGCAGTAACCAAGCATTTGCAATCTGCCGGTGTTTTTGTAAACCCTGTTGTATCGCCTGCAGTACCTTCCGATTCTTCGTTGCTGCGTTTCTCGCTAATGGCTACACACACATTCGATCAAATTGACGAAGCTGTTGAGAAATTATCAAAGGCGTTTAAAGAAGTTGGTGTAAGTTCAATAAAAGAGAAAATATAA